DNA from Tursiops truncatus isolate mTurTru1 chromosome 8, mTurTru1.mat.Y, whole genome shotgun sequence:
GGAGGGGGACTTGGGGTTGGAACCCCTTGGTCGTGAGGCCCCACCCCCAAGAGAGGACCTCCCCGTCCCACCCATCTCAGAGCCGGGGTCGCGCGGTACCTGGGGCCAGGCTCGGGGGGCGGGGGCGAGTCGTGGGCCCAGCCTCGTCCTGCTCTTCCTCAGGGCCCCTCTGTGGGCCCCCAGGGGCGGCAGCCGCCTCCTCCCGGGACTCCAGGCACCTactggggaggggactggggtgCGGGGAAAGAGAGAGGCTGCAGCCCTGCGCCTCCTTTGGAGCCAGTCCCAGATGAGTGTGGCTCGGGCTGGTGCCCCAGCCTTGGGCTCCCGTGACCAGCCCCTCCAGCCACCAGGAGGACCAGCGAGCACTCAGCTAAGGCAGGTCTCAGCCAGAAGGGACACACAGGGTGgcggggccaggctggggggcagggagaaccCACCGCAGGCGCAGCTCCCTCAAGGCCGGAAGGCTGGCCGAGGCCAGGAGGTGGCGGCTGTCTGCAGGGTCAGGCCCTGGCGCGGAGGCCCGGGCGGCCAGGTCTTCGGGCCCGGGAGGCGGCAGCCTCTCTGAGTGCGCCCCAGCCTGGGGAGGGACAGGCTGGTTCAGGGGCACGGCCTTCGGGGAGGTGCTGGGGCAGGCGCCGTCAGGCCGGGGCACGGCCTGCTGGGGGGAGCAGGCTGTACCTGGCACTGGTGCCGGCGCTCCTGCAGGCCTTTGGCGGGGTTTCCACAGAGGACCCGGCCGGCACCTGAAGAAGAGGGTGCGGCTGGGCCTAGTTCGGGGCTGAGGGGCTACAGGCAGCTTCACGCCGAGGTGGGTCGCCTACCGTGGGTGAGGCTGCTGGCGTCGTCCTctggggctgggccctggggaagAAGGCCTGCAGGCAGGGGGACCCCGGGGACCAGCAGGGAGcggggccagggcctgggggcccTGCGCTGGGTCTCAGGTGAGCATAGCTCGGGGCTGCGTCTCCAAACGGGGGATCCGTGGGGAGAACCTGCACAACAGTCAAAATCAGAGGTCATCAAAGCCCACGCCAGCCGGCCACCCAGGATCCCCCCAGCTGAACCCTGTCCACGGAGCAGGGCCCCCCACCACCCAGCATCCGTGTGCCCGAGGCCCAGCGCCACCAGGGGGCAGGTTTGGCCCTCCTTTCCCCCTGAGGATGGTTGGGGAGGCCCCCACCAGGGCTGCTCACAGGGAGGGTGTCCTGGCCTGGGGGTGGGTGTGCAGGGCTCTGGGGACGGGGCaggttggggtgggtgggggggttcGTGGCTGAGAAGGGACACGAGGCGGCTCTCCGGCTCTGAGAGACCTGTGGgcggggccaggggtgggggggtggagccCTCTCCTGGGGCAGCCCCAGCCCGAGGCCCCTGGACGGCTTCCGTCTGTACCCAGCCGGGGGAGCAGGCTGTCCAGGACGCTGCCCTCCTTGATGGCCTCCTTCACCACGAGCCGGTCGTGGTCCAGCTTCCGGGAGGTCGTCAGGCGTGTGTGTGTGGCCGGCAGCTCATCCAAGACCTGCAGCTGGGGGACGAGCTTCCTGACCTCTGCCCGGTAGTTGTAGCCCTGGGGCACCTGCGGTGGGGGTGGCAGGCCTGAGTCTGGTGGGCCCGTCAGGCCAGCATTGCCCTGTAGCCGCTGCCCCCAGACCTGCTGGGGGGCAGTGCAGGGGAGCTGGGGGTCGGGGATGCCATCTCTCTCTGCCCAGGCGGCCAGGCCAGCCTGGGTCACTCTGGGAGAGCAGGGACTGCAGGGACCCTGGGCTCTTACCCATGCATGATCTCACTCTCTGGgctcactgccagggtccaggggTGCCCTCTGGCCTGCGGAGCTGCCCTGAACTCAGAGCTCTGGCCCAGTGGGCGGCCGCTGTGCACAGGCACCATGAGTAGCTGGGCAGGCGTGTGAGCTCTGGGAGTGCACGGGCAGTGCGGGGGTGTGTGCAGCCGCGGGCGGTGTGCACAGACCCCCGGTTTACGAGCAGCgctgcagggggtggggctgCCTCTGCACGGGGCCtgcatgggtgtgtgtatgtgagcgTGTGTGCTTGTGTACATGACTCTGTGGAGACTGTACAGAACACGCGTGGTTCCCCATGGCGTGTGCACAGACCTCTTGGGGTGTACGCGTGGCCCTTCGGAGTCTGGTCCCGGCCTAGGAGGACGAGCTGGCAGCCGCCGGGCCTCCAGCAACATGGGAATGAGCTCCTAGTGAAGAAGCCCCGGCAACAGGCGGGTGTGCCCTAGTCGTGTGTCCTGGGATCCCCTGCGACCCGGCCGGAGTTCAGGTGGACAAAGCAGTGCCCGGGCCGAGAGGCTGGAGCTACAGAGCGCCTCCCCGCCCGGTGCCCACCtggtgggcggggccggggccgggccaCAGGCATAGCGGGTTGCCCTCCAGGGTGAGCGTGGCCAGCCGCGGGCACAGCTGCAGGTAGCGCAGCTGCCCTGGGTCCTGCACACAGTTGCCCTCCAGGTCCAGCACCTCCAGCTGCTCAAGCAGGCACAGCGGGCTCAGGTCCGAGACGTCGTTGTAGGAAAGGTAGAGCTCCTGGGGGGCACGGGGGGGGCTCAGTCAGGGCACCCCTCCCCCCGCACTCCCCGGAGCGCCGCAGACCCACCTTCAGAGCCGGGAAGGAGCCGATGCCATCCAGGTCAGCCAGGCCGCAGCGAGCCAGCCACAGCACCTGCAGGCGGCCCAGGGAGGTGCCCAGGTCCCTGCAGAGGGTAGGGTTGGCTGGTCAGTGCGGTCCTGGGGCGGAGGGTCATGTCTCGGTGGCCGTGAAGGCCCTGTGCCATGCCTCCTGCCCAGCCGCCACCCACATCTGGCTGTCTCCAGGTTCAGGGACAGCTGTGACTGGCTTGGGTGGCCTCCAGGCTGAGGAAGGGGCTCCAGAGCCCCCGGGCCCCTGTCTTCCCTCCTGGCTGCAGCCGCCTGTCTTGGGCACCTTATCCAACCCCTGCAGGGTCCGGGCCTGGCCGCGGGAGCTGCCCTCGTGCTAGACGGCCGCTGCCTGCTGTAGTGGGTGCCCCTCCCCAGCGGGGTCAGCCGGggtgtcctccctccctctttcctcccggCCTTTCTTGTGGATGATTTCCCTGTGtcacagcccctccccctgcccccacctgggACTTGTTTGTGCCACCCTCCCTTGGCGGCCACTCCCCTGCCAGTGGGCAGGCCGGGGCTCTCCCATCTGCCCCCGACCTCAGTGGGCCCCACCTCTGCCCGCGGGGTCCTCTCAGCCTGGGTGACCCTCGTCTCCTGTCCGGGCACCGGACCACTGTTGCACATCCTTTCTGTCAGCTTCTGGGATATTCccttttgtattttctctcctcGCAGTCTCTGCTCTCATATCTGGAGCTCAGCCTCTCACGTGTGGTCTCTGAGAAGGAGCTTGTTCTcatcccttctctctcccatttccatctctttgcctttcctctgctttctggGAGATTCCCTTCTCTTCCAACAATGCTGGTAACATTTTTTGTCAGCCCTCATACATTTAATTCCCAAGCGCCCTTCGTTGTTCTCTGATCTTATTTCATggcattctggttttttttttttttttttttttctggtacgtgggcctctcactgttgtggcctctcccattgcggagcacaggctccggacgcacaggctcagcggccatggctcacgggcccagctgctccgcggcatgtgggatcctcccggaccggggcacgaacccgtgtcccctgcatcggcaggcagactctgaaccactgcgccaccagggaagccctctgtttttgttttgagggTGCAAAGAAGCCACGTCTTCTTCCGTGTCTCTCAGAACATTCACTGAAGGTGCCTGGACGTTTTACTCCCCTCCTGGCATTGTCTGCTTCCTCTGGGGTCCTGTGGGTTTGTCCTGACTTCCCTTTCATGCTGGGGGTATTATACTATTAATAGCTTCTTGGGCATTCAGATTGGGAGTGAGGGTCTGAAATGCTGACTCACTGGAGATGCtgaggtgaggggcttccctgcgGTGATGAGGTAGCACATGTTGGTCCTTGCTGGccgccctgccctccctgccccggcTCCAGCAGCTCTGGTCTCCCCATGGTCCTGAATCGCACCTGCACTCTGGTGCCCCTGGTCTTGGCATCTGCTCTTCCTCCTGCTTTGGGGGCTCTGCCTGCTCCCCTGGTCCAAGTGAAGGCGCCTCCTCACCTCTGAGGTGTTCCTGGCCCGCCTCACCTTTCTGCGTCACTGGGGCCCATCTTCCGGTTCACAAATTCCCCTTCGGTTATGTCTCATCCACCGACTAACCTGTATGTTGcgttttttaagttttgttctgTTACCGTAATCTCCACCTTTAGTTACAGAGATTCCATGTTTCTCCCCAGTCTACTGCCTTCAATGCATTTTCCAATCATCTTTTAATTGGCTGAAATTTGCGCCTCATGATTCCTTCAAGAGGGGCTAATCAAactattttccttaatttcttacTCATTCCAAAATGTTGGCTGGGTATGAACTTCTTGATTCATACCGTCTTTCTGCTGGGCTGTGTAGACATCATTCTACTGGCTTCTGGCTTTGAGTGTTTCTATGGAGAAGTTTGAGGAAAAcgtccttttttttctcttcttaaaggaAGACTTGATCTCTTTCCTTGGCTGCCCCCAATATGATCTGTGTCTTGAAGTCCAGGAACTTTATTAGGATACGTTTCAGGGTTGCCAATTcagtttcagttttttatttcaatctgtagatgaaagttttcttttatgtctGACAAGTTTTCTTTATCCTTTAAACAACTGTTAGGTTCTACTGTTTCTCTTCACTTCTGTAAAGATTACAATTCTGCACATGCCAAACCTCTGCTAGTTGCCCTTcaggattcttttattttttattttcttttattttaaaaaattgtttaatttttggctgcattgggtctttgttgctgcatgtgggcttttctctagttgcggtgagtggggcttctctgttgcggtgagtgggcttctcattgcggtggtttcttttgttgtggagcacgggttttaggcgcatgagcttcagtagttgcagcatgtgggctgagtagttgtggctcacgggctccagagagcagacttagtagttgtggcgcacgggcttagttgctctgcggcatgtgggatcttcccggaccagggctggaacccgtgccccctgcattggcaggcggattcttaaccactgcgccaccagagaagccctagaaAGTTagatctttaaatatatttatcaaaaaacTGGAAGGAGTAGAACAATTAAGCTAAGCATTCAGCTCAAGGAgccagaaaaagaacaacagcAAATAACAAAAGGACATGAAGGAAAGATGTAATCAAGATTAGAACAGAACCAGTAATAACTAGAAAAAACATAGAGAAGATGAACAGAGCCTAGTGCTGATTCTTTAAAAACTTAATAGACAATCCTCTGGCAGGACTGATCAAGGATGAACAGAGGGACAATGCAAATAAATGTATGGAACTTAAAAAGAGGAATAATTATGGCTATAGcagcaatttaaaacaacaaaaaccattaTGAACAAACTATATACCAACATTCTTGAAAACTAGACAAAGCTGgtgccaaaagaaagaaaactagactAATAACCACTAAAGAAATTAAACAGTGATTAAcacccctcgccccacccccgccaagtCCCCGGATCTggatcagttttaaaaataagatctaTCATGGAATAGACAATCTCTATCTTCCACAATAATTTCCTGTACAGGAAGTTTCAAAAAATTAAGCAGTTGAAGAGAACAATAAAAGGGAGGGCCCCGTCCAAGTCAGTCCTTGATTCCAGGACCAGAGAAGTACAAACTGGGGCATTAAAGCACTATCACTCACGAAGACTGATGTGAAAATTGCaaagcaaatattattttaaggttacagtgatttaaaaataactcatCAAGTAGTGTTACTGCAGGAATGTAAGGATGAATTACCATCACAAAATCTGTCAGTGGAATCCAGTGCATAAATAGACTAAAGGAGAAATATCATtttatgatcatgtcaatagatgcagaggaaCCCAGACACATACCcgttaagatcaggaacaaaccAAGGATGCCTGCTACTGTCATTGCCGCTGTCTAACATCGTACTGGCTAGTAGATCCTGGCCaaagcaataagacaagaaaaaggagCAGGAGGATTTGAGTGAAAGATAGCACTCGTAACTTGCTGATAACATCACCATCAGTATGGAAACCCATCTGAATTAAcaaattatttgaattaataGGACAGTTTGGCAATAATGTTAAATACAAAACAAAGGTACACTATTGCCAGAGGTAATAGAcccatttataaaaatcaattgttttattgatttaaaaaaatctattctaggaaatccaaaaaagagggcatatatgtatacatatagctgattcactttgctgtacagtagaaactaacacaatattgtaaagcaactatactccaataaaagttaataaaataaaaattttaaaaatctattctaaaTCAGCATAGTGTTTCTCTAAATTTGCAACAATCAAACAGAATACAGCAGAATCAGGCCCTCATCCATGATTATAAAAATACTATAAGTATGTGGGAATTAATTCAGTTCTGGTTTCAGGGAGCCCTGCCTTCAGAGGAGGCTGGTGTCCTGCCCTGTCCCAAGTGGCAGCAGGGTGCACAGGTGGGGGTCCTGGTTAGCCCACTCCAATCATAATTCCATTCCCTTGCTAGTGGTTGGTGTAAGAGAGTGTATACATGATACAGTTCTGGCCAAAGAAACACAGAAGAATGCTGGGAACCTTCTTGTTCTTACTGATGGACACAGGAAGGCACATTTCCTGTTATGGGATGAATTGCATCCTCCCCCCCcccgaaattcatatgttggagtcctaaccttcaggacctcagaatgtgacctgacGTGGAAACAGGGTCTCTGAAGATGTAATTGGTGGAGGtgaggtgggccctaatccaatatgactggtgtccttacaaaaagGGGGAATTTGGATCTGGACACAGGAAGAAGAAGGCCACGTGAgctgaaggcagagattggggtgatgagtctacaagccaaggaatgtcaaaGGCGGCCAGCAAACCCCCAGGAGCGAGGAGTGAGCTGGGTTCTCCCTCTGGCTCAGAAGGAGATACACCTTGATCTTGACTTGTGGCCTCCAGACCTGAGGGAGTCAGTTTCTGCTGTTCAAGACACCTGGTTCATGGTGCTTTGTTCAGCAACCCTAGAAGACTAGCTACCACACTCCCTCAGCCCACCAACGTGGCTGCAGCAGCCCCAGGCATGGAGATGGGGGCCACATCCTGGGGGGCCACCGGCTGCGTGAGCCACCACCGGGCTACTTGTGTGCCCTCAGAGACAGGGATTCTCACCTGTTCTGTTCCCTGACATATCCTCTGTGCTTAGAACAGGGTTTGCCCCGTGGTCCTTAGGCACTTAAGGGATAAACAATTTCTCACTGCTCAGGCCGGTTGGCTGCAGGTTTCTGTAACTTGCAGCTGAAAGCGTTCTAACCTATaaactttacagaagaagtttaaAGACtctattaaaaacattaaagCACACATgaatggagagctataccatattcatggatgtatataacataaaaattaacccaaatgagcatgtgcctttttaaaattccgaaacaaaacaaaacaaaatcctgaaaGATAAGGGTGTGTGAAACCCAGCAAACTGATCGTAAAACTCAAATGCAAGAATAAGTGCTCAGGAATAGCTAGGTCAgtttggaaaaaggaaaactacgAGGAGGGTAACACATGTTACAGATTAACACAAAGGCGCACCAATGAAGACTGTGATGACGGAGAGCTCCTCACTCCGCCAGCGTGTCCGCGTGGGCCTGGGGTAGACGATGCTGGGAAAACCAACTCACCAGGTGGTGCTAAACAGAACTGGGTCTCCATCTCATATCAGGAGTGGAAGCAACCTCACAGATAAGTAGGATTAAAGACCCCAAACTGAAAAGTGAGACCATAAgtgaatagaagaaaaagaatatctcCAAGACCTTGAGGTGCAGACAAACCTACTAAAAAACACCCACAATACCAGCCAGAACTGATGGGCTGGAACAAATCAAAATGAGGGGTTTCTGTTTAAGTGAAAGCCACCATGGTCTGAGATCgcgggaggaggaagggtggagAGTCTTCAGGGGACACACACGATTAAGTTGTAGTGAGAACTGTCCCTTCAATCATTTTAATGATCTCCAAGTTAGTTGCTGAGTTTCAGAGATTGTTACTGTGGTTTCCCCACACAGTGGTCCTGGTGAAGGATGCTCTTGTCAGATGCTGGCTGGCCTGGAAACCAGCCCCATCTGTCCTCACGTCAGTGACACTTTCAGGGGCTGAATTCTCTCTCAGCTTCGGATGAAGTGACAGCCATCACATGAAAATTACTTTCCAGTCCTCATAACACTGCCTGACGTTTTAATGTCTTGACTGTCATCAGCTAAGCTGTAATGCTACTTCATCGCACTGTCATATGGAATTAGCTtccttttacaaatatttgtttactgtcACTCCGTGGAGATTTGCAAACAACATTTGGCCAAGTTTCAGGATTCGCTAACAGACAACTTAAACATTCCTTACAGTTTTCACTGTCGTTATCAAGGAACAGAAcacatgttttatataaataatgatttaattttttcttggaattgatttttttttttgaaatcaaatattttgttttgttacaaATGGTAACAAATACTTAATTTTATACCTTCCACTTCTCTTTGTAGTTTCCATCCTTtatatgttttctatatattttattgttttttgagCTAATTTGTAAGCCTTAATAATGAAGgagtaaatatgattttttttgtctttgttaacTTAAAGTATTGACGTCTCTGTCAGAATATTGCTGAACCATGTATAGGTACTAAAGGCAATTCTGAGAACCTGCTTTCCAGACCCTTCCTTGCAGGCCCAGGAGCCATGCAGGAGCCGTGGAAGCTGGCATCCGCCTGCTTGTCCCTGCCTACGGGGGCCACGCGGCCTCTGATCTTCTTTGCTTCCACTTCTAGGCTTTCAGGtgttttttcaaattctttttgatgtttattCGACAAACAGTAGTACAAATAGGAAAAATCGTGCAAGGCTGCTTAATGAATACCTTTATCATCTCCTCTGGAAATGACTGTATACTTACAGCCCATTTAAAACATCAGGAGAACTTTCTAGAATTGGGACTGGCCTCCCACTGCCCCAAGACGGCTGTCTGGCCGCATAAAACcagcagggctgggcttcccttgtggggcagtggttaggaatccgcctgccaatgcaggggacgcaggttcgagccctggtccgggcgattcccacatgccgtggagcaactaagcctgtgcgccacaactgctgagcctgagctctagagcctgtgagccacaactactgaagcccacgtgccacaactactgaggcccacgcgcctacagcccgtgctccgcaacacgagaagccaccgcaacgagaagcccacgcatcgcaacgaagagtggcccccacttgccacaactagagaaagcccgtgcacagcaacgaagacccaacgctgccaaaaataaataaataaaataaatttataaaaacaaacaaacaaaatcccagcaggGTTTTCCTGACACCCATTTTGTTCAAACACCCAATAAACTCTGATATTacctcagctttgttctttccagCCCGACGAAGTAAGCAAAAACCTTAATCTGTCCTGATTTTTGCATTTTGTCTTTTAAGCTATTAAGATGCTGTTGTGTTTCACGTGGGGCCTGAGGTCCGGCTGGGCAGTAGCGGCCATGCTCCTCTGCTCGTCTTGCTGCGCTGATGGGGGCCGGCTCAACCCCCAGCTACGGCCCCACCAGCACGGGGACACAGCCCTGGGCtgtggtgaggggtggggggatgcccCAAATCCAGAAGCTGGTCGGTGATGAGCCGCCCAGGCTCGCGGGTTGGGGGTCCTCTGCCAAAGGTCCGTGGGCGCCTTCCGGGCACCACAGGGAGGTCCCTGGAGACCTCGTCAGCCACAAAACCTGGTGTAACCAGCCTGACCCTGACTGCAGGCTCCGGGTGGCTGGCGTCACCCTCAGCGGGGCCTCCAGCGGGCCAGGGGTGGGCGACGTGACCGGGGTGGGCGTTAGGGCCAGGAGCTGGCGATAGTGGGATGCCCAGGACCCCACCCAGGCCGGCAGCACGCCCTCCCCCGTGACCACCGCGGGGGGTGGACACTCACCTCAGGGAGCCCAGGCAGCTGCCGTTCAGCTTCAGCTGGCTGAGGTTGGGCAGGTGCAGCCCTGTGGGGCAGCAGGAAGAGAGGTCAGCGCAGGCCCTGCTGCCCTTGCACCTTCAGAGGCGTCAGCGCCCTTCGGCCCCTGCCGCCCGATGGCTGCTCTGAGGCCCAGGGGCAGCCTTGGGCCACATGCTGTGTCTGAGGCCCGGTTTGAATGACGCAGGCCAGCAGGGGAGGGTGCAGGAGGCACCCCGTGGGGGCAGAGGCACACAGAAGGCCACGGGGCCATGGGACTCTGTGGGGTCTTGCCCCCGGGCCGCCTCCCACGGGGAACTGCAGGCATGGCCAGACCACAcactgggctccagagcacagcccCCCCAGCCAGTGTCCCAGGCTCCCAGGGCCCCGGGAGAGGGTTATCAGTCCCTGGAGAGCGGGGTGCAGGGCAGGTCTGTGGGTGCAGTGGTCAGAGACCAGATCCTGGTGGGCAGGGCCCGAGCAGGCCGAGCCTTCAAGCACGGCCTGGCCATGACAGTGGAGGGTGTGCACGGGCAGGGGCTCTCACCAAAGTTCCCCAGGCTGTTCTCGTGGGTGTTGACACACAGCTCCAGCACGCTCACCAGTCGGAGGTCATCCACCTGGGCCAGGGCCTGCTGCAGGGGTCGGTGGGGAGTCAGCCCTGAGAGCTGGACAGAAgtcacacacaccccgccccgccccccagtgAAACTCCTGCTTTTGGCTGCAAGCCTGGAGCAGGTGGCAGGCGTTTCCCTGCCTCACCCATGTTGACTGTGGCCACGATTGGCTCCAGCTGGACGATAAGTGTGATGTGACAGGAGTGGAGATTGTGATCCTGTGTGGCTGGTGGGGCCGTTGCCAGAGAAGGGTGTGACCTGAGGTGTGCTGGTGTTCTAACGAGACCCATGGAACAGACCCAGTGCAGCTTGGGGCCTGGAGCCCAGCTCTGCTCAGCATGGCCGAGCCCCAGCCTCCTTCAAACTCATGGACGGTACACCTGCACTGTAAGCTGATGagtttgggggttgtttgttacgTAGCATCACTATAGCAATAGCTGACTCATACAAAACTTGGGATCTAGGTGCAGCTCCAATAGCTACCATAACACAAATGATGAAACGATGTGACACTGGATGGGCACTGGTGGGGGGCGTGTGACGTGAGTGTTACTGAAGCTGGAAAGATGGAGACCCAGGTCATGTGACAATGGGATTTTTGGTAAAAGGGTCTCCTGTAGCAACCTGGATGGCAGAAGATGCACACAATGAACCTGTGATGGGGGTGGAGAGGTGCCAGGCACTTGTGGGCAGAGTGAGCTGGCCACAGTTCACTGCATTTGATGAGGTTTTACACAAGGCAGAGTTCAGAGCTGGTGGAGAGagcccaggggtcctggaacTCGTggcttggaaaataaaatggctTCTCAGCTCAAACcagtaaaagaagaaatgaagaagggCTTGGAGTTAGGATGACTCAGTAAGACTCAGCCTCAGGGAGAAACCAGTTGCCACATGCTGACTACATGCGAGAGGGTCTGGGAGGACAGAGGCCTGAGACCCCCGGTTCCAGTGACCGAGGGAGATGCTTCAGCAGCCACGCTTTGGCATGGTGGGCACCGGACTCAAATATGTTAGGAAGCAAGGGTGGTCCTGGGGTGCTTGGGCCACGCTCACACAGGCAGGCTCTCTCCCCAGCCAggagctgggtgggggagggggaggtcccAGGGTGGACGGAGTAGCTCTGATCAAGGcgtgtccccagcacccagcccgtGCAGCAGCGGGGGCCGGCGGCCTGACGTGACGGGTCCACGCTGGACCAGGACCCTGGGTACTGTGGGCGCTGCAGGCCTGGCTGGAGGGCGGACACACAGGGGCTgctggggggtgtggggagggggccagCGGGAGTGTCCTGTCCACCTGCAGTGACCAGACCTCGTGGACCCTTCTCCGAGTTGGTCAGGGAAGTGCGTGGGGACCTCAGGCAGCCAGGCTTCCTTCTGTCGAGTGTTGGTGGGTGCGTCACCCCAGGGTCTCCAAGGGTCCCTCACCTGGGTGCAAGTGTTTGTGTGGGCTGGAGGGGTGCTGGGGAGTGCCTGGCCCTTAGCGTGGCTAATGACGGGCGAGAGCAATGGCCAGAAAGGGAAGGGGTCCGGTCACCAGGAGGTGCAGGGCTGCTCTCTGGGGTCACTGGGCAGGCACCTGCAGGCGAGAGGGCTCTGCAGAACCTGCTGGGCCCCAGTGTgggggtgggaagcagctgccacCGCACCCCAGGTTTGGGAGAGAGGCTTCAACAACTGCGCCAGATGTGGTCAGTGGGACCCCAGGATGCCCCGCCCTGCAGATGGcctgctccctcctctgctcaTGGCTCCCTGTCTGTGCGCCACGCGCTCGGATGGGCTGTCACCCTGTTTCCCACGGGAATGAGGGGCCTTCTCTCTGGTTCACGGAGGGGTCCCTGGAGCCCAGCGCACGGTAGGGGCTCAGCAAATCTGAGGCTGGGCCTGGCTCGGGCCCTTCTGCGGCCTGAATGCCTGGGGGATGTCTGTGTCACCAAACACCTGGGGTCGGCCCAAGGGTGGAGCAGGCGCAGGGGCCCCAGCGGGCCGAGGGCATCTGTCAGCCATGCGGGCCCCTGCGCCCGAGCCCAGCCCCCCGGCACTCACCAGTCGGGCAGGTGACAGGTGCTCCTCCGGCAGCCGCCCGCTGTGGCTGCCCCCTCGGCTGCCCGGGGCCTTGCTCTGGGGGCGGGGCTTGTGCCGGCCCTGCCAGCTCAGCGCCCGCACTCGGACACTGGCTATGCTTGGCCGAGGCCCGTGGGCTCTGTCCCAGGCCTGGTCCATTCACATCCAACCTGCTGGGTGTGGGCAGAGGGCAAAGCTGCTCAGCCTCTGCTCTTCCTCTGATCCACAGCCCAGCCGAGACCCTGTGCAGCCCTTGATGTACGCACGCAC
Protein-coding regions in this window:
- the LRRC56 gene encoding leucine-rich repeat-containing protein 56 isoform X2 gives rise to the protein MLPSCLDVWPTVGKSSLQQALAQVDDLRLVSVLELCVNTHENSLGNFGLHLPNLSQLKLNGSCLGSLRDLGTSLGRLQVLWLARCGLADLDGIGSFPALKELYLSYNDVSDLSPLCLLEQLEVLDLEGNCVQDPGQLRYLQLCPRLATLTLEGNPLCLWPGPGPAHQVPQGYNYRAEVRKLVPQLQVLDELPATHTRLTTSRKLDHDRLVVKEAIKEGSVLDSLLPRLGSPHGSPVWRRSPELCSPETQRRAPRPWPRSLLVPGVPLPAGLLPQGPAPEDDASSLTHGAGRVLCGNPAKGLQERRHQCQAGAHSERLPPPGPEDLAARASAPGPDPADSRHLLASASLPALRELRLRPLPSRCLESREEAAAAPGGPQRGPEEEQDEAGPTTRPRPPSLAPEPSRTLGYNLTPSPPKSLMPYDRGSSSWGSTDLQFRGRHLRALGSLGPGLGQGLAAVTALRALEVASGPSPRAEGCPGPKSAPDPAARPPASSACRT
- the LRRC56 gene encoding leucine-rich repeat-containing protein 56 isoform X4, which encodes MQKSGQIKVFAYFVGLERTKLRDLGTSLGRLQVLWLARCGLADLDGIGSFPALKELYLSYNDVSDLSPLCLLEQLEVLDLEGNCVQDPGQLRYLQLCPRLATLTLEGNPLCLWPGPGPAHQVPQGYNYRAEVRKLVPQLQVLDELPATHTRLTTSRKLDHDRLVVKEAIKEGSVLDSLLPRLGSPHGSPVWRRSPELCSPETQRRAPRPWPRSLLVPGVPLPAGLLPQGPAPEDDASSLTHGAGRVLCGNPAKGLQERRHQCQAGAHSERLPPPGPEDLAARASAPGPDPADSRHLLASASLPALRELRLRPLPSRCLESREEAAAAPGGPQRGPEEEQDEAGPTTRPRPPSLAPEPSRTLGYNLTPSPPKSLMPYDRGSSSWGSTDLQFRGRHLRALGSLGPGLGQGLAAVTALRALEVASGPSPRAEGCPGPKSAPDPAARPPASSACRT
- the LRRC56 gene encoding leucine-rich repeat-containing protein 56 isoform X1, with amino-acid sequence MDQAWDRAHGPRPSIASVRVRALSWQGRHKPRPQSKAPGSRGGSHSGRLPEEHLSPARLQALAQVDDLRLVSVLELCVNTHENSLGNFGLHLPNLSQLKLNGSCLGSLRDLGTSLGRLQVLWLARCGLADLDGIGSFPALKELYLSYNDVSDLSPLCLLEQLEVLDLEGNCVQDPGQLRYLQLCPRLATLTLEGNPLCLWPGPGPAHQVPQGYNYRAEVRKLVPQLQVLDELPATHTRLTTSRKLDHDRLVVKEAIKEGSVLDSLLPRLGSPHGSPVWRRSPELCSPETQRRAPRPWPRSLLVPGVPLPAGLLPQGPAPEDDASSLTHGAGRVLCGNPAKGLQERRHQCQAGAHSERLPPPGPEDLAARASAPGPDPADSRHLLASASLPALRELRLRPLPSRCLESREEAAAAPGGPQRGPEEEQDEAGPTTRPRPPSLAPEPSRTLGYNLTPSPPKSLMPYDRGSSSWGSTDLQFRGRHLRALGSLGPGLGQGLAAVTALRALEVASGPSPRAEGCPGPKSAPDPAARPPASSACRT
- the LRRC56 gene encoding leucine-rich repeat-containing protein 56 isoform X3 gives rise to the protein MDQAWDRAHGPRPSIASVRVRALSWQGRHKPRPQSKAPGSRGGSHSGRLPEEHLSPARLQALAQVDDLRLVSVLELCVNTHENSLGNFGLHLPNLSQLKLNGSCLGSLRDLGTSLGRLQVLWLARCGLADLDGIGSFPALKVPQGYNYRAEVRKLVPQLQVLDELPATHTRLTTSRKLDHDRLVVKEAIKEGSVLDSLLPRLGSPHGSPVWRRSPELCSPETQRRAPRPWPRSLLVPGVPLPAGLLPQGPAPEDDASSLTHGAGRVLCGNPAKGLQERRHQCQAGAHSERLPPPGPEDLAARASAPGPDPADSRHLLASASLPALRELRLRPLPSRCLESREEAAAAPGGPQRGPEEEQDEAGPTTRPRPPSLAPEPSRTLGYNLTPSPPKSLMPYDRGSSSWGSTDLQFRGRHLRALGSLGPGLGQGLAAVTALRALEVASGPSPRAEGCPGPKSAPDPAARPPASSACRT